Proteins from a single region of Argopecten irradians isolate NY chromosome 7, Ai_NY, whole genome shotgun sequence:
- the LOC138327805 gene encoding uncharacterized protein, producing MARQKSDCLLLVLLLCIEQTTSMSGYMQGWLTTGDHHNLLRQLPRVYPSTGGGRGVHINIDKNRRYQTMEGFGAALTSSAAYVIHNSPEYDEIINELFSPYSGIGISYIRLPMGASDIQAEAPYTYADTPWDFNLDHFSIDKDRHFIIPVIKKALRVNPTLKIMGTPWTAPAWMKTSNKLQGGQLKWDANINEAYAKYFVKFIQEYQREGIDITAVTVQNEPLNGNDQYPTMEMSWQQESEFVKHHLGPAFRSNNIQTKILLYDHNWDNTDYANNILNDHETSQFVSGVAWHCYGGDKSAPNKVHNSHPNVDMYFSECSGGTWAADFSGNLMWNAETLFIGQPRAWTKTVLLWNLALDENHGPHVQTNGGCKTCRGALTVHTHGGYTKEVEFYLIAHLSKFVKPGAVRIDSNTGQNINTVAFQNSDGSVAILVQNSGSNSQDVTIQVDNNNYIYNMPGHAIATFQL from the exons ATTGTCTCCTCCTCGTGTTGCTATTATGTATCGAGCAGACGACAAGCATGTCGGGATACATGCAGGGGTGGTTGACGACAGGGGACCACCATAACCTGTTACGCCAGCTGCCCAGGGTTTACCCTAGCACGGGAGGCGGGCGAGGAGTCCACATCAACATTGATAAGAACAGACGATACCAGACTATGGAAGGATTCGGTGCAGCGCTCACGAGCTCGGCTGCCTACGTCATCCATAACAGTCCTGAATACGACGAAATCATCAACGAGCTGTTCAGTCCTTATTCTGGAATTG GTATCAGTTACATTCGCCTGCCGATGGGAGCCTCTGATATCCAGGCGGAGGCACCTTATACCTACGCCGACACGCCTTGGGACTTCAATCTCGACCACTTCAGCATAGACAAGGATCGGCACTTCATCATTCCAGTCATCAAAAAAGCGCTTAGGGTCAATCCAACCTTGAAGATAATGGGAACACCCTGGACCGCCCCGGCGTGGATGAAAACCAGCAACAAACTTCAGGGCGGTCAACTGAAGTGGGACGCTAATATCAACGAAGCTTACGCTAAGTACTTCGTGAAGTTCATACAGGAATACCAAAGGGAGGGAATCGACATCACAGCCGTCACGGTCCAGAACGAGCCCCTCAATGGAAACGACCAGTACCCTACCATGGAAATGTCGTGGCAACAAGAGAGCGAGTTCGTAAAGCATCACTTGGGTCCCGCATTCCGATCAAACAACATTCAGACAAAGATCCTTTTATATGACCACAACTGGGACAACACTGATTATGCCAATAACATTCTAAATGACCATGAAACAAGTCAGTTCGTCTCGGGAGTGGCATGGCATTGCTATGGCGGAGACAAGAGCGCCCCTAACAAGGTACATAACAGCCACCCAAATGTCGACATGTACTTCTCCGAGTGTTCTGGCGGTACCTGGGCTGCTGACTTCAGCGGCAACTTGATGTGGAACGCCGAGACCTTGTTCATCGGTCAGCCTCGCGCATGGACAAAAACGGTCTTGCTGTGGAATCTTGCACTGGACGAGAACCACGGTCCACACGTGCAGACGAACGGCGGCTGCAAGACATGTCGGGGTGCGCTCACGGTGCACACACACGGAGGATACACCAAGGAAGTGGAGTTCTACCTTATTGCACATCTCAGTAAGTTTGTCAAACCTGGTGCGGTCCGGATTGATTCAAACACTGGTCAAAACATCAATACCGTGGCGTTCCAAAATTCAGATGGCTCAGTGGCTATTCTTGTGCAGAATTCTGGATCGAATTCCCAGGATGTAACGATTCAAGTGGATAACAATAACTATATCTACAATATGCCTGGCCACGCCATCGCCACATTTCAACTCTAA